A genomic region of Luteibacter aegosomatissinici contains the following coding sequences:
- the dusA gene encoding tRNA dihydrouridine(20/20a) synthase DusA, with amino-acid sequence MQPIDPSAFRLTVAPMMDWTDRHCRYFHRLLSPHARLYTEMVTSAALVRGGQLRLLEHSHEEHPVALQLGGSDPAELAQAAILGARAGYDEINLNVGCPSDRVQSGKFGACLMREPELVGECVRAMAEVVDVPVTVKCRIGVDDQDEYADLQHFTQVMVQAGVKILVVHARKAWLEGLSPKENREIPPLDYGRVYRLKQAFPDLTIVINGGITSVEAVQEHLAHVDGVMLGRAAYHDPFILAQLETALYGAPLADRADVLERMRIYIEAELARGTALKHITRHILGLYQGEPGARGFRRQLSEGAHLPGADWGLIASAMAPLRRAA; translated from the coding sequence ATGCAACCCATTGACCCTTCAGCCTTTCGCCTTACCGTCGCCCCCATGATGGACTGGACGGACCGGCACTGCCGGTACTTCCACCGTCTGCTGTCGCCGCATGCCCGCCTGTATACCGAGATGGTGACCAGCGCCGCGCTGGTACGCGGCGGGCAGCTGCGCCTGCTTGAGCACAGCCACGAGGAGCATCCGGTCGCCCTGCAGCTGGGCGGCAGCGACCCGGCGGAACTGGCCCAGGCCGCGATCCTGGGCGCCCGGGCCGGGTACGACGAAATCAACCTCAACGTGGGTTGCCCATCCGATCGGGTGCAGTCTGGCAAGTTCGGCGCCTGCCTGATGCGTGAGCCGGAGCTGGTGGGTGAGTGCGTCCGGGCGATGGCCGAGGTGGTGGATGTGCCGGTGACGGTGAAGTGCCGTATTGGCGTCGATGACCAGGACGAGTACGCCGACCTGCAGCACTTCACCCAGGTGATGGTGCAGGCCGGGGTCAAGATCCTGGTGGTCCACGCCCGCAAGGCCTGGCTGGAGGGGCTCAGCCCCAAGGAGAATCGGGAAATCCCGCCGCTCGACTACGGCCGGGTCTACCGGCTGAAGCAGGCATTCCCCGACCTCACCATCGTCATCAATGGCGGTATCACCAGCGTTGAGGCGGTGCAGGAGCATCTGGCCCACGTGGATGGGGTCATGCTGGGCCGGGCGGCCTACCACGACCCATTTATCCTGGCCCAGCTGGAAACTGCCCTGTACGGTGCGCCGCTGGCGGATCGGGCCGATGTGCTGGAGCGGATGCGCATCTACATCGAGGCCGAACTGGCCCGTGGCACGGCCCTGAAGCACATCACCCGGCACATCCTCGGCCTGTACCAGGGCGAGCCGGGCGCCCGGGGTTTCCGCCGCCAGCTGTCGGAGGGCGCCCATCTCCCGGGGGCCGATTGGGGCCTGATCGCGTCGGCCATGGCCCCCCTGCGCCGGGCGGCCTAA
- a CDS encoding PepSY domain-containing protein gives MKITFRPLIFAAICAGAPFAALAQQSMTLEQAVAKVQKDTGGKVLSADTRLVERGRITEYRVKVLTLDGHVKVVPLRTETAKPLDASAGDNKERH, from the coding sequence ATGAAAATCACGTTCCGTCCGCTAATTTTCGCCGCCATCTGCGCCGGCGCACCCTTCGCCGCCCTGGCCCAGCAGTCGATGACGCTGGAGCAGGCGGTAGCGAAGGTGCAGAAAGATACCGGGGGGAAGGTGCTTTCGGCGGACACCCGTCTGGTCGAGCGCGGCCGCATCACCGAATACCGGGTCAAGGTCCTCACACTGGACGGGCACGTGAAAGTGGTGCCCCTTCGAACCGAAACTGCCAAGCCCCTGGACGCCAGCGCCGGGGATAACAAGGAGAGACATTAA
- a CDS encoding response regulator transcription factor produces the protein MRILLVEDEAPLRETLAARLKRDGFAVDAAQDGEEGLYLGREVPFDLAIIDLGLPKLSGMDLVKALREHGQRYPILILTARGSWQDKVEGLKHGADDYLVKPFHVEELLARINALVRRASGWSKPVLACGPIKLDTTAQTVTVEGRQVDLTSYEYKVLEYLMLHAGELVSKADLTEHIYQQDFDRDSNVLEVFIGRLRRKLDPESALKPIETVRGRGYRFAIPRNEADED, from the coding sequence ATGCGAATCCTGCTCGTTGAGGACGAAGCCCCGCTGCGCGAAACCCTCGCGGCGCGCCTGAAGCGCGATGGCTTCGCCGTCGATGCCGCCCAGGATGGCGAAGAAGGCCTCTACCTTGGCCGCGAGGTCCCGTTCGATCTCGCCATCATCGACCTCGGCCTGCCCAAGCTGTCGGGCATGGACCTGGTGAAGGCCCTGCGCGAGCACGGCCAGCGCTACCCCATCCTGATCCTTACCGCCCGCGGCAGCTGGCAGGACAAGGTGGAAGGCCTGAAGCACGGCGCCGACGATTACCTGGTCAAGCCCTTTCACGTGGAAGAGCTGCTGGCGCGCATCAACGCGCTGGTCCGCCGCGCGAGCGGCTGGTCCAAGCCGGTGCTGGCCTGCGGCCCGATCAAGCTGGATACCACGGCCCAGACCGTGACCGTCGAAGGCCGCCAGGTGGACCTCACCAGCTACGAGTACAAGGTGCTTGAGTACCTCATGCTCCATGCGGGCGAGCTGGTCTCCAAGGCCGACCTCACCGAACACATCTACCAGCAGGATTTCGATCGCGATTCGAACGTGCTGGAAGTGTTCATTGGCCGCCTGCGCCGCAAGCTCGATCCGGAAAGTGCGCTCAAGCCCATCGAAACCGTGCGCGGCCGTGGCTACCGTTTCGCGATCCCGCGTAACGAGGCGGACGAAGACTAA
- a CDS encoding ATP-binding protein, whose amino-acid sequence MENASSTKRRPLSLAARAALATGFALAAFLGLTGLAQNKANYASELSAMHDRLHNYAIAYITGTDITRAGKVTTPDSQPNPDFSRPGSGLYAIIVGNDGFRWESSSALGRDFDFVRMLSPGETAFEPVETRSGKLYVFSYGVSLDSTDKRSVPLTFAVAQTEDQFERQVATYRRTQFLWLAMLGMMLMLLQLFLLRWSLLPLRRVSSDLAHIERGARDHLDGPYPVELTVLTRRLNAFIDSEREQRTRYRDTLADLAHSLKTPLAVIRSQLETDGDARSLRGDILDQVRKMDEIVAYQLSRAATSGRRTIAAEEPIAGHAEDLVQSLEKVYAAKNVLCEFELEDGVAFPGEQGDLLELMGNLVENAFKWASHRVLLTARAQRQGRGGRNGLELIVEDDGPGIPDEKIEKILQRGVRGDEKVQGHGIGLSIVQDIIKAYQGTLHVDHSEELGGARFRVTIPPA is encoded by the coding sequence ATGGAAAACGCTTCTTCGACCAAACGCCGGCCCTTGTCGCTGGCCGCGCGTGCGGCGCTCGCCACCGGCTTCGCGCTGGCGGCGTTTCTTGGCCTGACGGGCCTTGCCCAGAACAAGGCGAACTACGCGTCCGAGCTGTCGGCCATGCACGACCGGCTGCATAACTACGCCATCGCGTACATCACCGGCACGGACATCACCCGCGCCGGCAAGGTCACCACGCCCGATAGCCAGCCCAACCCCGATTTCTCGCGGCCCGGCTCCGGCCTTTACGCGATCATCGTGGGCAACGACGGGTTCCGTTGGGAATCGTCATCGGCGCTGGGCCGCGACTTCGATTTCGTGCGCATGCTGTCGCCGGGCGAAACCGCGTTCGAGCCGGTGGAAACCCGTAGCGGCAAGTTGTACGTCTTCAGCTACGGCGTATCGCTGGATAGCACGGACAAGCGCAGCGTCCCGCTGACCTTTGCCGTCGCGCAAACCGAAGACCAGTTCGAACGCCAGGTGGCGACGTACCGGCGTACGCAGTTCCTGTGGCTGGCCATGCTCGGCATGATGCTGATGCTGCTGCAGCTGTTCCTGCTGCGCTGGAGCCTGCTGCCGCTGCGCCGTGTGTCGAGCGATCTGGCCCATATCGAACGTGGCGCACGCGATCACCTGGATGGTCCGTACCCGGTGGAGCTGACGGTGCTCACCCGCCGCCTCAACGCCTTCATCGACAGCGAACGCGAACAGCGCACGCGTTACCGCGACACGCTGGCCGACCTGGCGCACAGCCTGAAAACCCCGCTGGCCGTGATCCGCTCGCAGCTGGAAACCGATGGCGACGCACGCAGCCTGCGCGGCGATATCCTCGACCAGGTGCGCAAGATGGACGAGATCGTCGCGTACCAGTTATCGCGCGCGGCGACCTCGGGCCGGCGCACCATTGCCGCGGAAGAACCCATCGCAGGCCACGCGGAAGACCTGGTGCAAAGCCTGGAGAAGGTCTACGCCGCAAAGAACGTGCTGTGCGAGTTTGAACTCGAAGATGGCGTGGCGTTCCCGGGCGAGCAGGGCGACCTGCTCGAACTCATGGGTAACCTTGTCGAGAACGCCTTCAAGTGGGCCTCGCACCGTGTGCTGCTAACGGCGCGCGCGCAGCGCCAGGGCAGGGGTGGGCGTAACGGCCTCGAGCTGATCGTGGAAGACGACGGTCCCGGCATTCCCGACGAGAAGATCGAAAAAATCCTCCAGCGCGGCGTGCGTGGCGACGAGAAGGTGCAAGGCCACGGCATCGGCCTGTCGATCGTGCAGGACATCATCAAGGCCTACCAGGGCACGCTGCACGTGGATCACTCCGAAGAACTGGGTGGCGCCCGCTTCCGCGTAACCATCCCGCCCGCCTGA
- a CDS encoding zinc-dependent peptidase, translated as MARVPLARTLDAPRLHYLRQLTALFLHTKRFHALAGAQLDPFWTLVIAMQASLPALPRGPKAFKGWTNVLVYPGEFNVRRNHRDAHSGVITESDDTLIGEAWDRGPMVLSLADVKLDIEAPWDGFNVVIHEMAHKLDMLAAPANGVPPLLAGMNRREWINTMQAAFDRQVKLVERGRETAIDPYAAEAPEEFFAVASELHFSQPAVLRAAEPKVAKLLADFYGPSPAP; from the coding sequence GTGGCGCGGGTGCCGCTCGCCCGCACGCTCGATGCGCCGCGACTGCATTACCTGCGCCAGCTCACCGCCCTGTTCCTGCATACCAAGCGCTTTCACGCGCTGGCCGGGGCCCAGCTCGATCCGTTCTGGACCCTGGTGATCGCCATGCAAGCCAGCCTGCCTGCCCTGCCCCGTGGGCCAAAAGCCTTCAAGGGCTGGACCAACGTGCTGGTGTATCCCGGTGAGTTCAACGTGCGGCGCAACCACCGCGATGCGCACAGCGGCGTGATCACTGAAAGCGATGACACGCTGATCGGCGAGGCCTGGGATCGCGGGCCCATGGTGCTTTCACTGGCCGATGTGAAGCTCGATATCGAAGCGCCGTGGGACGGCTTCAACGTGGTGATCCACGAGATGGCGCACAAGCTGGATATGCTCGCCGCCCCCGCAAACGGCGTACCGCCGCTACTGGCGGGAATGAACCGTCGTGAGTGGATCAACACGATGCAGGCTGCGTTCGACCGGCAGGTGAAGCTCGTGGAGCGCGGCCGGGAGACGGCGATTGATCCGTATGCGGCCGAAGCACCCGAAGAGTTTTTCGCGGTGGCCAGTGAGCTGCATTTTTCGCAGCCTGCGGTGTTGCGGGCGGCGGAGCCGAAGGTAGCAAAGCTGCTCGCCGATTTTTATGGGCCGTCGCCTGCACCGTAG
- a CDS encoding biotin--[acetyl-CoA-carboxylase] ligase: protein MLARDLLEALAGGDAVSGASLARQAGVTRAAVWKQMEALRLKGVPVEAKVGGGYRLPWPTQLLDAQAIRASCSPAALPHIGMLEVHWDIDSTSSELARRNPVLDDLAFVLAETQSAGRGRRGRTWLSPPGMNLYMSVLKRFDGGFASLSGLSLAVGVMLLRALDEVGIRTAGLKWPNDVLAGNAKLAGILVELSGEYSGPCAAVIGVGLNIRLPDSLHERAGQPITDLAALTGGQPPDRNQVAAAVISSLAEGLRSFERQGFAAFAKEYAASDLLHGQPLRVIDPRGEYVATGEGIDERGALRVRKPEGELVTVDSAEVSVRRSTP, encoded by the coding sequence ATGCTCGCACGCGACCTTCTCGAAGCCCTTGCCGGCGGCGACGCCGTGTCCGGCGCCTCCCTCGCCCGCCAGGCGGGGGTAACCCGTGCCGCCGTCTGGAAGCAGATGGAAGCCCTGCGCCTGAAAGGCGTACCGGTGGAGGCCAAAGTGGGCGGTGGCTACCGCTTGCCATGGCCGACCCAGCTGCTGGATGCCCAGGCCATCCGTGCCAGTTGCTCGCCAGCGGCCTTGCCGCATATCGGTATGCTCGAGGTGCATTGGGATATCGATTCCACCTCCAGTGAGCTGGCCCGGCGTAACCCGGTGCTGGATGACCTGGCGTTCGTGCTGGCGGAAACCCAGTCGGCCGGGCGCGGCCGCCGTGGCCGCACCTGGCTGTCGCCACCCGGCATGAACCTCTACATGTCGGTGCTGAAGCGCTTCGATGGCGGCTTCGCATCGCTTTCGGGTCTTTCGCTGGCCGTGGGCGTGATGTTGCTGCGTGCGCTCGATGAGGTCGGCATTCGTACCGCTGGCTTGAAGTGGCCGAACGATGTGCTTGCCGGGAACGCCAAACTGGCCGGCATCCTGGTCGAGCTTTCGGGCGAATACTCCGGCCCCTGCGCCGCAGTGATCGGGGTGGGCCTCAACATCCGCCTGCCCGATAGCCTGCACGAGCGCGCGGGCCAGCCGATCACCGACCTGGCCGCCCTTACCGGTGGCCAGCCACCCGATCGGAACCAGGTCGCCGCCGCGGTCATCAGTTCGCTTGCCGAAGGCCTGCGCTCGTTCGAGCGCCAGGGCTTCGCGGCGTTCGCGAAGGAATACGCCGCCAGCGACCTGCTGCACGGGCAGCCGTTGCGCGTGATCGATCCGCGCGGTGAGTACGTTGCCACGGGCGAAGGCATCGATGAGCGCGGTGCGTTGCGCGTGCGCAAGCCGGAAGGCGAGCTGGTCACCGTGGATAGCGCCGAGGTTTCCGTGCGCAGGAGCACCCCATGA
- a CDS encoding type III pantothenate kinase, which translates to MILLLDLGNTRLKFALCDGGDFTHRGAFGWDADIAHELATLWATWPRPERVVGASVVDGARETAVAVAAAKVFGREPTWVRTPAEACGVRNAYAEPQRLGVDRFLALVDAWDAGRAPCVLASVGTALTLDALDAEGRHLGGWIAPGPLLMQQSVLGATVQVRPTQAGAVRDLADNTADGLASGCWQASAALVDRFVRRAAPQLGGTPTITLGGGDAELLAPLLEHAVSIVPDAVLRGLAVWARTHA; encoded by the coding sequence ATGATCCTGCTGCTGGACCTCGGCAACACGCGCCTGAAATTCGCGTTGTGCGATGGCGGCGACTTCACCCATCGCGGCGCCTTCGGCTGGGACGCGGATATCGCCCATGAGCTCGCGACGTTGTGGGCCACGTGGCCCCGGCCCGAGCGCGTGGTTGGCGCCTCCGTGGTCGATGGTGCGCGCGAGACCGCAGTGGCCGTGGCTGCGGCGAAAGTCTTTGGACGCGAGCCCACCTGGGTTCGCACGCCGGCCGAAGCGTGCGGGGTGCGAAATGCGTACGCCGAACCACAACGCCTTGGCGTGGATCGCTTCCTCGCCCTGGTCGATGCATGGGATGCGGGCAGGGCGCCTTGCGTCCTCGCCAGTGTGGGCACCGCGCTCACGCTCGACGCGCTGGATGCCGAAGGACGCCACCTCGGCGGGTGGATCGCCCCCGGGCCGCTGTTGATGCAGCAGTCGGTCCTGGGTGCGACGGTGCAGGTCCGACCGACCCAGGCCGGTGCCGTGCGCGATCTGGCCGATAACACCGCCGATGGCCTCGCTTCCGGCTGCTGGCAGGCGAGTGCGGCGCTGGTCGACCGGTTTGTTCGCCGGGCAGCACCGCAGCTCGGCGGCACGCCCACCATCACCCTGGGCGGAGGGGATGCCGAGTTGCTGGCACCCTTGCTGGAACATGCCGTCAGCATCGTGCCCGACGCCGTGTTGCGTGGCCTTGCCGTCTGGGCCCGGACACACGCCTGA
- a CDS encoding SPOR domain-containing protein: MLLRLLFVLLIALNIAVAAWLLLGESSTHAVEPSDKGVPELKLLTELPVASSTALPVTSSAALSVAPSAAGSAAPAKAPVGAANEKPAAAVATPPVTPATHPAPTPPAAAPEAEKAVADAPAPPATVPTSAKRSYRCLAVGPFATQVDLRTARTALGSRTVRSRQRQEQTTESHGWRVFLPAQATRDQALAQAKRLEAKGIKDYFVVTAQGELQNSVALGLFHDPANARKRRDEVIAAGFPARMSERTETTPVWWLDVVVPDDASNDVRKAIRAPATARPTGCF, encoded by the coding sequence ATGCTGCTGCGTTTGCTGTTCGTACTGCTGATCGCCCTCAATATTGCGGTGGCCGCCTGGCTGTTGCTGGGTGAAAGCAGCACGCACGCCGTGGAGCCTTCGGACAAGGGCGTGCCCGAGCTGAAGCTGCTGACGGAGTTGCCGGTGGCATCGAGCACGGCGCTACCTGTGACCTCGTCCGCCGCCCTTTCGGTGGCCCCTTCGGCGGCAGGTTCCGCGGCGCCGGCCAAAGCTCCTGTTGGTGCTGCCAACGAAAAGCCGGCTGCCGCCGTCGCCACGCCCCCCGTCACCCCTGCCACCCACCCGGCCCCAACGCCGCCAGCGGCGGCACCTGAGGCTGAAAAGGCTGTGGCCGATGCGCCGGCACCGCCGGCTACGGTTCCCACGAGCGCCAAGCGCAGCTACCGCTGCCTGGCCGTCGGCCCGTTCGCCACCCAGGTGGATCTGCGCACCGCGCGTACGGCATTGGGTTCGCGCACGGTCCGCAGCCGCCAGCGCCAGGAACAGACCACCGAATCGCACGGCTGGCGCGTCTTCCTGCCCGCCCAGGCCACACGTGACCAGGCCCTCGCCCAGGCCAAGCGCCTGGAAGCCAAGGGCATCAAGGATTACTTCGTGGTCACGGCGCAGGGCGAACTGCAGAACTCCGTCGCGCTGGGCCTGTTCCATGACCCGGCCAATGCGCGCAAGCGCCGCGACGAAGTGATCGCCGCCGGCTTTCCGGCCCGCATGAGCGAGCGCACCGAGACCACCCCGGTGTGGTGGCTGGATGTCGTCGTGCCCGACGATGCAAGCAATGACGTCCGCAAGGCCATCCGCGCCCCCGCAACGGCTCGACCCACGGGCTGCTTCTGA
- a CDS encoding alpha/beta hydrolase — protein MKRMTRWVLLLIAFVVLTAIAATVSLYAMQDRLLYPGADATQPLGNLQVSRPDIVMRGWILHPEAEDALVVFGGNGMSLSRYAPRLEACTKRAIYLMPYRGYEGQAGKPGERAFVADGIALVDEVRKTHARVGILGISIGTGVATQVALARKPDMLWLVTPYDTMTRVANDNMHGLPVGLIMRDPFDSEAAARQLTGVPIIVLQANHDEIVPAARTEALVRALPQPPVEWVHVDAGHNTILSSPEMCRALATR, from the coding sequence ATGAAACGCATGACCCGCTGGGTGTTGTTGCTCATCGCGTTTGTGGTTCTTACCGCTATCGCGGCCACCGTATCCCTCTATGCGATGCAGGACCGGCTCCTGTACCCCGGTGCGGATGCGACGCAGCCGCTGGGTAATCTGCAAGTCAGCCGGCCGGATATCGTCATGCGTGGGTGGATCCTGCACCCGGAGGCCGAGGACGCCCTGGTCGTATTCGGCGGCAACGGAATGAGCCTGTCACGCTATGCGCCGCGCCTGGAAGCGTGCACCAAGCGGGCGATTTATCTGATGCCCTATCGCGGGTACGAAGGGCAGGCCGGCAAGCCGGGTGAGCGGGCCTTTGTAGCGGATGGGATCGCACTGGTCGATGAGGTCCGGAAAACGCATGCACGCGTTGGCATCCTGGGCATAAGCATCGGCACCGGCGTGGCCACCCAGGTCGCGCTCGCCCGCAAGCCGGACATGCTCTGGCTCGTGACGCCCTACGACACCATGACGCGTGTCGCGAACGACAACATGCACGGTCTGCCTGTCGGGCTAATCATGCGCGACCCCTTCGATAGCGAAGCGGCAGCGCGTCAGCTCACCGGGGTGCCGATCATCGTGCTGCAGGCGAACCACGATGAGATCGTGCCAGCCGCGCGCACGGAGGCGCTGGTTCGTGCACTACCGCAGCCGCCGGTTGAGTGGGTTCATGTTGACGCGGGGCATAACACTATTTTGTCGTCGCCTGAGATGTGCAGGGCCCTGGCGACGAGGTAG
- a CDS encoding transcriptional regulator — protein sequence MHHYLTSGLDNIWLANGYRYGESPYGPTVAIADIPGLSKAIATALVTKPSALSGAEIRFLRKHMELSQDSLASLIGIGVQSIALWEKSRSAMPRPSEKLLRLIVLGFCNGHTTIRRAIEEINIDDAVKQGDRLMFREHGNRWERMG from the coding sequence ATGCACCACTATCTCACCAGCGGACTCGACAACATCTGGCTTGCGAACGGTTACCGATACGGCGAAAGCCCCTACGGCCCGACCGTCGCGATCGCGGATATCCCCGGGCTGAGCAAGGCTATCGCGACGGCCCTGGTCACGAAGCCCTCCGCATTGAGCGGAGCCGAGATCCGTTTTCTTCGTAAGCACATGGAACTCTCGCAGGACTCGCTCGCGTCACTCATTGGAATCGGCGTGCAATCGATTGCGCTTTGGGAAAAAAGTCGCTCCGCCATGCCGCGACCATCAGAGAAATTGCTACGCCTTATTGTGCTCGGCTTCTGCAACGGCCATACCACCATCCGTAGAGCGATCGAAGAGATCAACATTGACGATGCCGTAAAACAGGGCGATCGGCTCATGTTCCGCGAGCACGGGAACAGATGGGAACGCATGGGCTGA
- a CDS encoding DUF4258 domain-containing protein: protein MANRRIVPIRLSATKALSRLRSIATDPANVAITRHAESRMIERGISSEQMLHCLRRGHLSGSPVVDEHDNWKFGVELYIAGDHLCFVVAVNPLDPQVLVITAFWVS from the coding sequence ATGGCCAACAGGAGGATCGTTCCGATTCGGCTTTCGGCGACGAAGGCACTGAGTCGACTGCGAAGTATCGCGACCGATCCGGCGAACGTGGCGATCACTCGCCATGCCGAGAGCAGGATGATTGAACGCGGCATTAGCAGTGAGCAGATGCTCCATTGCTTGCGCAGGGGGCACCTGAGTGGGTCGCCGGTTGTCGACGAGCACGACAACTGGAAATTCGGCGTTGAGCTGTACATCGCGGGCGATCATTTGTGCTTCGTCGTCGCGGTGAATCCGCTCGATCCCCAGGTACTCGTCATTACCGCCTTTTGGGTTTCGTAA
- a CDS encoding rhodanese-like domain-containing protein, with the protein MRTFRVSLVFALVSLPLAVWAQDVSRDQLAGRMASHDAPALLDVRTPAEYREGHLAEALNIPVDDVAARSGALGIKRDQELVVYCKSGKRAARARDTLQSLGYTNVHLLEGSADAWRADGRPLVHESPDH; encoded by the coding sequence ATGAGAACTTTCCGCGTGTCGCTGGTGTTCGCCCTGGTTTCCCTGCCGCTTGCGGTGTGGGCGCAGGACGTCTCCCGTGATCAGCTCGCGGGGCGCATGGCCTCGCATGACGCGCCAGCGCTGCTGGATGTACGCACGCCAGCCGAATACCGCGAAGGGCACCTCGCGGAGGCTCTCAACATCCCGGTAGACGACGTGGCCGCTCGCAGCGGCGCCCTGGGCATCAAGCGTGACCAGGAACTGGTCGTCTACTGCAAATCGGGTAAGCGCGCCGCGCGTGCCCGCGACACCCTGCAATCCCTGGGCTACACCAACGTGCACCTGCTGGAAGGCAGCGCCGATGCGTGGCGCGCCGACGGCCGCCCCCTGGTGCACGAAAGCCCTGACCACTGA
- the rocF gene encoding arginase, translated as MSPTTRSVALVGVPTDIGAGHRGSSMGPEALRVARLAERLSKRGMLVVDRGNVSGPLNPWQPPTNGYRHLPEAVAWNTATHEAIYAALSDGHLPIMLGGDHCLAIGSISAVARHCREKGKKLRVLWLDAHADFNTSNITPSGNIHGMPVACLCGHGPDELTRIGGTVPAITPDVIRQIGIRSVDEGEKRLVHEVGIDIYDMRYIDEIGIKAAMEEALADVDEDTHLHVSFDVDFLDPTIAPGVGTTVRGGPNYREAQLVMEMIADTGRVGSLDIVELNPAFDKRNQTAKLAVELVESLFGKSTLMR; from the coding sequence ATGAGCCCTACCACCCGTTCGGTCGCCCTCGTCGGCGTCCCCACCGATATCGGCGCCGGCCACCGCGGCAGCTCCATGGGCCCCGAAGCCCTGCGCGTTGCCCGCCTCGCCGAGCGCCTTTCCAAGCGCGGCATGCTGGTAGTCGATCGCGGCAATGTTTCCGGCCCGCTGAACCCGTGGCAGCCGCCGACCAATGGCTACCGCCACCTGCCCGAGGCAGTGGCCTGGAACACAGCCACCCACGAGGCGATCTACGCGGCGCTCAGCGACGGTCATCTGCCGATCATGCTGGGCGGCGACCATTGCCTGGCCATCGGTTCCATTTCCGCCGTCGCCCGGCATTGCCGCGAGAAGGGCAAGAAGCTGCGCGTGCTGTGGCTGGATGCGCATGCCGACTTCAACACCAGCAATATCACGCCCTCCGGGAATATCCACGGCATGCCGGTGGCTTGCCTGTGCGGGCACGGCCCGGATGAGCTCACCCGTATCGGCGGCACCGTGCCGGCTATTACGCCGGACGTGATCCGCCAGATCGGTATTCGTTCGGTCGATGAGGGCGAAAAGCGCCTGGTCCACGAGGTGGGCATCGATATCTACGACATGCGCTATATCGACGAAATCGGCATCAAGGCGGCCATGGAAGAGGCACTGGCCGATGTGGATGAGGATACCCACCTCCATGTCAGTTTCGACGTGGATTTCCTGGACCCGACCATCGCCCCGGGCGTGGGCACGACCGTCCGGGGCGGCCCCAACTACCGCGAGGCCCAGTTGGTGATGGAAATGATTGCCGACACCGGGCGGGTGGGTTCGCTGGATATCGTGGAGTTGAACCCGGCGTTTGATAAGCGGAACCAGACGGCGAAGCTGGCGGTGGAGCTGGTCGAGTCGCTGTTTGGTAAGTCCACCCTGATGCGGTAG